The following coding sequences lie in one Pontibacter sp. G13 genomic window:
- a CDS encoding transglycosylase SLT domain-containing protein, protein MPYGYSTPPRSPYGGPASPPQAYAHRTLNWRLLTLIALLLTVSNYFTYSLRGSEPASSASILGASRPSSLYLMEKAGYYIHETEAFEQEVRDVAAMLGVPPEWLMAVMYSESKFNPHVENHRGSGAVGLIQFMAPTVRELNRRMGTKYYMKDIRAMSGVEQMQLVYTYLQTVRERYGDFNSLTDLYLAILYPKAIGQDPCYALYASPKKAYRQNSGLDENRDMIVTVSDIDLRMKRLFPVAYIAK, encoded by the coding sequence ATGCCTTACGGATATTCCACTCCACCTCGCTCTCCTTACGGAGGCCCAGCCAGCCCTCCACAGGCTTACGCCCATCGGACGCTCAATTGGCGTCTCCTTACACTCATTGCCCTTTTACTCACAGTGAGCAACTACTTCACCTACTCTTTGCGGGGATCTGAACCAGCTAGCTCGGCTTCTATTTTGGGAGCTAGCCGCCCCAGCTCCCTCTATCTCATGGAAAAGGCGGGATACTATATCCATGAGACAGAGGCATTCGAACAAGAAGTAAGAGATGTAGCAGCGATGCTCGGCGTTCCTCCAGAATGGCTCATGGCTGTGATGTACTCCGAATCGAAATTCAATCCTCATGTGGAAAACCATCGCGGAAGCGGAGCTGTAGGGTTGATTCAATTCATGGCTCCGACGGTGAGAGAGCTCAATCGCCGCATGGGAACCAAGTACTACATGAAGGATATACGGGCCATGTCCGGGGTAGAACAGATGCAATTGGTCTATACCTATTTGCAGACCGTCCGAGAGCGATATGGGGATTTCAACAGTTTGACAGACCTTTATCTGGCGATTTTGTATCCAAAAGCCATCGGACAAGATCCTTGCTACGCTCTGTATGCCTCTCCGAAAAAAGCTTACCGCCAAAACTCGGGTCTGGATGAAAATCGGGATATGATCGTTACCGTGAGTGATATCGATCTGCGAATGAAGAGACTGTTCCCCGTGGCATACATAGCCAAGTGA